One window from the genome of Anaerococcus sp. Marseille-Q7828 encodes:
- a CDS encoding enoyl-CoA hydratase/isomerase family protein, whose protein sequence is MIKEKIKENIGIIYLDRPGQLNALDDNAINSIRDILQNYEEDDRVKAVLFDSLIEKGFSAGGDLKSMYYDYLVNENCKEKDGLLKNEFDLDKYVASYKKPIISHWFGITMGGGIGLTINSDFIIVEENINWAMPETSLGFAPDVGVGKFISSLPQALGQYVGLCGASLEASDLIRYGFADIYIKSSDYEDVIDKLFLLSKDYDGKDLIDQFSKSIESFGQELEESKIDKNMEKIDKYFSHPSIEEIFANLKKNEINDDFAKNTLAILKERDPFSLAVQFEKYFADKNLTYEEVIERDLRIIQNSMQEKIVNEGIRAKIIEKDNNPNWPHKSIEEVSMDDVKNLLDLENTYKENID, encoded by the coding sequence ATGATTAAAGAAAAAATAAAAGAAAATATTGGAATAATTTACTTAGATAGACCGGGTCAACTAAATGCCTTAGATGATAATGCTATTAATAGTATTAGAGATATACTACAAAATTATGAGGAAGATGATAGGGTCAAGGCAGTACTTTTTGATAGCCTTATAGAAAAAGGTTTTTCTGCTGGAGGCGATCTTAAATCCATGTATTATGATTACCTTGTTAATGAAAATTGTAAGGAAAAAGATGGCCTTTTGAAAAACGAGTTCGATCTTGACAAATATGTAGCGTCCTACAAGAAACCTATTATTAGCCATTGGTTTGGGATAACCATGGGTGGTGGCATTGGCCTTACTATCAATTCAGATTTTATAATAGTTGAAGAAAATATAAATTGGGCCATGCCTGAGACAAGTCTAGGCTTTGCTCCAGATGTAGGTGTAGGCAAATTTATATCAAGCCTACCCCAAGCACTTGGCCAATATGTTGGCTTATGTGGGGCAAGTCTAGAAGCTTCTGATTTAATCAGATATGGTTTTGCAGATATTTATATAAAATCAAGCGACTATGAGGATGTGATTGATAAGCTCTTTTTACTTTCCAAAGATTATGACGGCAAGGACCTTATAGATCAATTTAGCAAAAGCATAGAAAGTTTTGGCCAAGAATTAGAAGAAAGCAAGATAGATAAAAATATGGAAAAAATTGACAAGTATTTTTCCCACCCAAGCATTGAAGAAATCTTTGCTAACCTTAAGAAAAATGAAATTAATGATGATTTCGCAAAAAATACACTTGCTATTTTAAAAGAAAGAGATCCTTTTAGCTTGGCAGTTCAATTTGAAAAATACTTTGCAGATAAGAACCTAACTTATGAAGAAGTAATAGAAAGAGACCTTAGAATCATCCAAAATTCAATGCAAGAAAAGATAGTAAATGAGGGAATTAGAGCAAAGATTATAGAAAAAGATAATAATCCTAATTGGCCACACAAATCTATTGAAGAAGTCTCTATGGATGATGTAAAAAATTTACTTGACCTAGAAAATACTTATAAAGAAAATATTGATTAG
- a CDS encoding FAD-dependent oxidoreductase, with translation MKLNPYAFVLRLLKTAVDNYNLEIVEGVKFIKCEKINDENIVSLEIGGQNINKSYKKIVIATGYNPPDQFKKNLKNVEIYKTYVSVTNKVEDKGYEDLLVWEVKDAYTYFKKTFDNRLMIGGFDEKADTIKDKDVGKRDKDLEKGANSMLVEKYNIETNYSYTALFGISKDNLPYMGIDPENEDIFVICGVGGNGTVYSKIGATMATKWIKGESLDEYETYRLGR, from the coding sequence ATTAAACTAAATCCATATGCTTTTGTACTTCGTTTACTAAAAACTGCTGTTGATAATTATAATTTAGAAATTGTAGAGGGTGTGAAATTTATAAAATGTGAGAAGATAAATGACGAAAACATTGTTAGCCTTGAAATAGGTGGGCAGAATATAAATAAATCTTACAAAAAGATTGTAATTGCAACAGGTTACAATCCGCCTGATCAATTTAAGAAAAATCTTAAGAATGTTGAAATTTATAAAACCTACGTATCAGTTACTAACAAAGTAGAAGATAAAGGCTACGAAGATTTATTAGTTTGGGAAGTAAAGGATGCCTATACCTACTTTAAGAAAACTTTTGACAATAGACTTATGATAGGTGGATTTGATGAAAAAGCTGATACGATAAAAGATAAGGATGTGGGAAAGAGAGATAAAGACCTAGAAAAAGGTGCTAATTCTATGCTTGTAGAAAAATACAATATAGAAACTAACTACTCCTACACAGCTCTTTTTGGAATAAGCAAGGACAACTTACCTTACATGGGCATAGATCCAGAAAACGAGGATATCTTTGTAATATGTGGGGTAGGCGGAAATGGTACTGTGTACTCGAAAATAGGAGCTACCATGGCAACAAAGTGGATAAAGGGTGAGTCACTTGATGAATATGAGACATATAGGCTTGGAAGATGA
- a CDS encoding aminotransferase class V-fold PLP-dependent enzyme: MDNKFWNYEEESVELALNWAKERTVSGSDPKTTALSAKELRHTVGDTITEDGIGPKEALNIFESLNKATRSADDPMNFAYIPCAPTRAAVAFDEVVSAANVFGGIWENGAGAIYAENQVVDWLKENLGWPEEAIGTFVSGGTYGNLSALACARDNAKNKWEAENIYPKGRPSEGYKLIISKDTHSSVRTIAKVLDVDVLIADTDDKARMTGESVKKLIEANDGVFAVVATCGTTNTGTIDDIDSISKVCKEYGIWLHIDGAYGGAGILAPSVRDLYKGIENADSFIVDPHKWLFAPYDCCCLIYRDPKRVYNTFSQHAEYLEGVDHSQSNPSDMAIHLSRRTRGLPLWYSLATYGSKKYSEAIEKCIANAKKCAQAIKDSDHLELVMEPTLSIVVFKRTGWELNDYAKWSNDLALEGKILCIPSSIDGEVILRLAFLNPNTDIDKAINIVLETTK, translated from the coding sequence ATGGATAATAAATTTTGGAATTATGAAGAAGAATCTGTGGAATTGGCTTTGAATTGGGCTAAGGAGAGGACGGTTTCTGGTTCGGATCCTAAAACCACCGCTCTTTCAGCCAAAGAGTTGAGGCATACAGTTGGCGATACTATCACAGAGGATGGTATTGGTCCAAAGGAAGCTTTAAATATTTTTGAAAGTCTAAATAAGGCCACACGCTCAGCAGATGATCCTATGAATTTTGCTTATATTCCATGTGCTCCTACTAGGGCAGCAGTTGCCTTTGATGAGGTTGTTTCTGCAGCTAATGTATTTGGTGGTATATGGGAAAATGGAGCTGGTGCTATTTATGCAGAAAATCAAGTGGTAGATTGGCTTAAAGAAAATCTTGGCTGGCCAGAGGAAGCTATTGGAACTTTTGTATCCGGAGGAACTTATGGCAATCTTTCTGCTCTAGCTTGTGCTAGAGATAATGCAAAAAATAAATGGGAAGCTGAAAATATCTATCCAAAGGGAAGACCTAGTGAAGGCTACAAACTAATCATATCAAAGGACACACATTCATCAGTTAGAACTATTGCAAAAGTCTTGGATGTAGATGTTTTAATAGCAGATACAGATGATAAAGCCAGGATGACTGGTGAATCTGTTAAGAAATTGATAGAAGCTAATGATGGGGTATTCGCAGTTGTTGCAACTTGTGGTACTACAAACACAGGAACAATTGATGATATTGATTCTATCAGCAAGGTTTGCAAAGAATATGGCATATGGCTACATATAGATGGTGCCTATGGTGGGGCTGGAATATTAGCTCCAAGTGTGAGGGACTTATATAAAGGTATAGAAAATGCAGATTCTTTTATCGTAGATCCACATAAATGGCTGTTTGCTCCATACGATTGCTGTTGTTTGATTTATAGAGATCCTAAGAGAGTTTACAATACTTTCTCACAACATGCAGAATACCTTGAAGGAGTTGATCATAGCCAAAGCAATCCATCTGATATGGCTATTCATTTATCTAGAAGAACAAGAGGACTCCCACTTTGGTATTCATTGGCAACCTATGGTAGCAAAAAATATTCTGAAGCTATTGAAAAATGCATTGCCAACGCAAAGAAATGTGCACAAGCCATTAAAGATAGTGACCACTTAGAATTGGTAATGGAACCAACTTTATCAATAGTAGTCTTTAAAAGAACGGGCTGGGAACTTAACGATTACGCAAAATGGTCAAATGATTTGGCCCTAGAAGGAAAGATTTTGTGTATTCCATCAAGTATAGATGGGGAAGTAATCTTAAGATTAGCATTTTTAAACCCAAACACTGACATAGATAAAGCAATAAATATAGTATTAGAAACAACAAAATAG
- a CDS encoding FAD-binding oxidoreductase has translation MKLHKGNLFWPSNTEDISLEIHNNFEPNKDVLVVGSGMSGALSAYELSKAGYKVTMIEENRIASGSSSANTGLIQYMSDQEVKKFAEQIGKDAAIRFYNQSKEAVDHLIKINDELVDIDQENFIQENSMILATEMKKTSDVKEET, from the coding sequence ATGAAATTACACAAAGGAAATTTATTTTGGCCCTCAAATACAGAGGATATTTCCTTAGAGATTCACAACAATTTTGAGCCTAATAAGGATGTACTTGTAGTAGGTTCAGGTATGTCTGGTGCCTTGTCAGCTTATGAACTTTCTAAAGCTGGATATAAGGTGACAATGATAGAAGAAAATAGAATTGCAAGTGGATCTTCATCTGCAAATACGGGCCTAATACAATATATGTCTGACCAAGAGGTTAAAAAATTTGCAGAGCAAATTGGAAAAGATGCTGCAATTAGATTTTACAATCAGTCAAAAGAGGCAGTAGATCATTTAATTAAAATTAACGATGAATTGGTAGATATTGACCAAGAAAATTTCATCCAAGAAAACAGTATGATTTTGGCTACGGAGATGAAAAAAACTTCTGATGTCAAAGAAGAAACATAG